catctaTATAAGACTTGTCAATTAGTTTTTATAATTGATCTTTCTTAGAAAGAATGATGTGCAAGATAGAAACTATCCATATAAAGTTGATTCTGTAACTTGATCACTATCCTCTTATGTTGGATTGGTCGTAGGCTGATTCTTTGGTTTGCAAACAAATGACTGGGCTCTCCTTTTTCGACTTCATCAGTagaaaactttatgatatcagaCTAAAGTTTGTTCAACCTCTAGAATTAATGCATGGCTAGACTCCTTAATAATTAAGCTGAGATCTATCATATTCGCCTTGTATACTATCAGTAATATATGATTAATTCTCCAATATGGACAGAAAGCAATTTCACCTTAAGATACGAAGAAGATACCATCAACGTCAGATGCCTCTGAGTTTTTCTCATCACATCCCTTCATTGTACTTAGTTATAAGTAGGGATATGATGAAATATTCCTTTCCTTGTAAAGATTCATCATATCTGAATCTCAGAATGAACATCTAATGAAGGATATTCTAGAGGTTGCGTATGGCAAAATCTAAAAGGGTGTAATCTAACTAAAAGAAAAGATAGTATGCGTTCTGGCTAAAGAGGCCTTAGAGTCAAAACAATTCTTTCCTCCCCCGACCTTGATTCTAATGTCCGGTTTTCCGGAGCTGATTCAGTGAACAGCATGAGCCAGTCCCGAAACCCATGCCGTTTGTTCCGTGGCTTCCAACGACTAACGGTCATCTCACCCCAgcatctctccctcttcctccactATAAATTTGCAACCCCAAACCATCAATTCCCCACACCAACTCAGCCCTATCCAATCTCCATTTTCTAGTGGTGTCAAGTAATATATTACACACCACCACTAATGAAGATGGAGCTCAATATCATATGCTTATTGTTCATCTCACTCTGTTTGATCTTTCCCTCTGCCTCTGCCACCACCTTGAATTATGCCGATGCTCTCGAGAAGTCAATCCTCTTCTTCGAGGGGCAGCGGTCGGGGAAACTGCCCGCCAACCAGCGTCTGACATGGAGAGGGCACTCGGGCTTGTCCGACGGCTCCACTGACCATGTATAGGCTCCACAAAATGTTCAATAAAGTTGGAGCTTCTCCTACTCACATAATGTGAAGTTGTTATTGTTAACATCCATGCATGCATTGGCCTTTCAGGTGGACTTGGTTGGTGGCTACTACGACGCCGGCGACAACGTGAAGTTTGGCCTGCCAATGGCATTCACCACCACAATGCTGGCATGGAGTGTTATCGAGTTCGGGGACCAGATGGGTAGACAAATTAACTATGCCAGGGATGCAGTCCGTTGGGGCGCAGATTACCTCCTTAAAGCAGCCACTGCAGCTCCTGACACTCTCTATGTTCAGGTGATCAACAAGAACAGCATATCAACCAACACAGCTAATGGCATGAACATGACTGTCTTATATCATCTTGCATTACAGGTCTCAGACCCGAACCAGGATCATCACTGCTGGGAGAGGCCTGAAGACATGGACACGGCTCGCAATGCGTACAAGGTAACGAGCCAGAATCCCGGTTCAGATGTCGCGGCGGAGACTGCTGCAGCATTAGCTGCAGCTTCCACTGTTTTCCGACGCACCGACCCTGCTTACTCTGCCAAGTTGCTTCAAACTGCTGCGAAAGTAACGGCACTCCCTCAGCTATATAATTCGGATGCAgttcatatgttatgattaatACAAGAGGGTGATTCTTTTGATGCAGGTCTTTGATTTTGCCAACCGGTACAGGGGAAAGTACAGTGATTCTCTTAGCTCGGTTGTCTGCCCATTCTACTGCTCCTACTCTGGTTATGATGTAAGGGGTTCAAACTACTAGTAAATCTTAGCTTTAGCCAGCCTTTTCGAATAATTTTGATAACTGATAAAAATTTGGGATCAGGATGAGCTCCTGTGGGGAGCATCATGGCTTTATCTGGCATCAAGGAATGCTTCATTCCTGTCATATGTAAGTTCGAATGGCAATACATTGGGGGCAGGAGATGATACGTACTCTTTCAGTTGGGACGACAAGCGACCCGGCACCAAAGTTCTTCTGTCCCAGGTGTCGTAGCTCTCACCGTACTCTCCCATCTCTCCGAGAAGAGTAGCATGAATGCTTTATTTTTTATCTCTACAGGGCTTCTTGCGGAACAGGATTCAACAGCTAGAGCTATACAAAGTTCATTCAGACAACTATATTTGTTCTCTGGTCCCAGGAGCAAATGGTTTCCAAGCCCAATATACTCCAGGTCAATCTTTTTTTCGGCACTCCTCTTCGATGACCTTGTTCTTCCGAACAGAACTAACTTCGCTACTTTCACCAACAGGGGGGCTGCTCTACAAGGAAGGAGAGAGCAACCTGCAGTATGTCACATCTGCtacctttcttcttctcacctATGCCAAGTACCTCAACTCCAATGGGGGATCAGTCTCGTGTGGGACTTCAAAGATCACTGCCCCTCAACTTACCTCACTAGCTAAGAAACAGGTACATCGGAAGAACAGTAACAATATCTCAAGCTAGCATTATTTTTTCTCCCAACACTAGAGAGCATATCTGAATTACTGAAAATTCTTGAGTTATTGTTGATTTGTTCCTTGGCTATGTGCCTCTCAAATACTTGTGATAAATTAATCTAACAAGAGTTCTTTAATTACTCACAGATTTTACAATTATATATGAATTATTAACAAGTAattcaagaaaatatttatcaattATAAATTAAGAACGCTTTTGTGCTTTTGCTGCTGATGATGTTGTTTTTACTAAGTAATATCAGTTTGTATCAACAACAGGCACCAAGTGATAGGTGATTCCCCCATTAATTAGCTTAAgttaaaaatagtattttagttATCAATTGTCTTcacattttttaaatatattcacTGAAGTCTCTTACTCATCTTTGCTTCAGCCACTCAATGAGGAACTGCCGGCCTTAAAAACCACTCTGATACTTGTTTTCCAGTGAATGAATACATTCACATTTTGTTAatcttatattgttttaaaataaGATTTAACAGTATTAAACCATGTCAAATACTTCATTACTCGTCATCATTCAAATTTCTTTTCAACTTttgacatcttttttttttttccaaattttcaATCTTAGTCTCTGAATATTCCTTTCCAAATGCTATACTTGTCACGGTGCATGAGTCTGATTTTTTCGAGGATTTTCTGAAACACCAGGTTGATTACATATTGGGCCAGAATCCGGCAAAGATGTCGTATATGGTTGGATTTGGGGAGCGGTATCCACTGCATGTTCACCATCGTGGCTCTTCAATTCCCTCTGTGCATGCCCACCCGGGCCATGTCTCTTGCAACGACGGATTTCAGTACTTGTATTCAGGCTCTCCGAATCCAAACGTTCTTGTAGGAGCTGTGCTTGGTGGCCCGGATGGCAACGATGGCTTCTCCGATGACCGGAACAACTACCAGCAGACCGAACCGGCTACTTACATCAATGCCCCCATGGTTGGTGCTCTAGCTTTCTTTGCTGGGACGCAGAATGTGGCCTGAGTTATAGCATGGCTCCCAAGCAACAGAGCGGCCATTGTAGAATTTGTGAGGCATGGTGAAGTGGGATGTGAGAATCCTGGACTCCCCTGACCATGTACAAGTATTGGAATATTTCGGTTTAGCATTTCTTTGCTGTTTGGTCACTCGAGTGGACTAAGATGCCTATTATTCTATCCCCAACATCTTCCCTTTCCGTATATGCATGGGTGTGTATTTGCATGCATCAAGATCAAACATAACAagtagaaaataataaaatgataagcaaattcattatttttctttttttctttctttttttgtgaaGTTAAGAAAAGCAAAGTAAAAcgtataaaataaaagaaatcgtagttatgatcaaaaaaaaaaaaaaaaaaaacgtagtaagagagaaaatcagaaagattctttatatgtataccctcataaattattttttcacatACATATatctaaaattacatgcatatcctcaaaaatttactatttttatatgtacctttataaattatatttttgcatGTATAAAAGGTTGGCATGCAAAGAGAAACAATTTATATGAGAACACATGCAAATAGTAAATTTGTGAggatagatatgcaaaaaaaaaaaatactttataagCATACGCTGTAAATAGATATTTATAAAGTTATACACGCAACCAACctgagaaagaaaaacaaaacaagcaaaTACTCTTGAACCCCATTACAACATACTATTTACTCTGATCTTCCAGAGAACGGCTTTGAAAGTAGTAGCCTCCTCCTGTATTATTTGTTGAGATGTCATCAGCATCAAAAATAGATGATTTAACCATTCTCCTACATATTCGTTAGGAATTTTATGAAACTCCAGAGATATTTGATTGACATCAGCTGTCTTACACTTCACAATCAATTCACCTTGTAAGCCATGAATAGTTCATGAAAATTTCTTGAACATGACGAATTCTTGCATAATTGGTGAATAATATGTTGAAGAAAGAATCATTTTGGTAAAGAAAAATCTTCGAGTAAATGGAGAGTTTTCCCTACAATATTCGACATAAGTTTTGCATAACATCTAGAACAGCTAATTCACAATAAAGCTCATTCAGAGACAACGCTGGATCACGAAATATAACGCAGTATGAATAATCCTTTATTTACACATAGCAAGATGGTGATGgaccttttcttttaaaaaaaatccaaggGTATCCAACTCAACTTTTCTTGAAGGAATGAAAAGTATAATTATAATAAAGGAATGAAAATAGGGAATGAAAAGTATATGTTGTCATAAAGGAAAAACGAAAGTGTAAATAGCTTCCTCATAAGGGAGAAAAAACGTAAAAACTAACATATATCTACACCAAAATAATAAACCAAACAGAATTCACTTGCCTACATTGCCGTTTATCCCAAactaaaataatgaaaaaaagaTTAGCCTCTCTTGAgtttaaaagggattgtcctCATCCAATCCTACAGAAGAAGAGTAACTAAATCTTCTAGAAAAGATAGAGAGATGAACTCTTTTTTCGAAACAAAGACTTTATTTTGATGTCCTTCATGTTCTAAGACGCCATTATCAGCAATGTGTTCCACTCTGCATCCAAAGTGGAGCTAATTCTCCTTGCTTTTTAAAATAATCCAACAAGTTCTGAGACTTACAGGACATCCTCTTACAGAGTTAAATGCATAACAATGAAACTAGCACAAGCAAATAAGCTGGAATTGCCATAACAGGCGCACAAAGGCTTATTATTGGAACTAGaatttcttattaaaaaaaaatacatatcaaATTTCTCTCCTTGtccttataataataataataataataagggaaagggagaaaaaaataGATGAATGGAACAACAGACTAGAAAACTTAGCtgaattttgatttttgttctAACTCATTTCTTTACATGTACGTGATAGCCCAATATCTCTTGGGCTAGTGGGTCAGCCTGAAGAGGCTGGGGCCTTGGGCTTTGAACGTGCGTTGCACGTGAGGGGCGGGGAGGAAGAGACTGGTTGGGAGTCTTCTCTCCGTTCGCGCCCGAAACCGAGAGCTCTATGCGATCCAAAAAGGATCTCCGGATTACCCTGTTGGCCTTGTCGAACTAAGGTAAAGAGCAAGCtgcccttcttcttttctttttttgg
The window above is part of the Phoenix dactylifera cultivar Barhee BC4 unplaced genomic scaffold, palm_55x_up_171113_PBpolish2nd_filt_p 000162F, whole genome shotgun sequence genome. Proteins encoded here:
- the LOC103703702 gene encoding endoglucanase 1-like, producing MKMELNIICLLFISLCLIFPSASATTLNYADALEKSILFFEGQRSGKLPANQRLTWRGHSGLSDGSTDHVDLVGGYYDAGDNVKFGLPMAFTTTMLAWSVIEFGDQMGRQINYARDAVRWGADYLLKAATAAPDTLYVQVSDPNQDHHCWERPEDMDTARNAYKVTSQNPGSDVAAETAAALAAASTVFRRTDPAYSAKLLQTAAKVFDFANRYRGKYSDSLSSVVCPFYCSYSGYDDELLWGASWLYLASRNASFLSYVSSNGNTLGAGDDTYSFSWDDKRPGTKVLLSQGFLRNRIQQLELYKVHSDNYICSLVPGANGFQAQYTPGGLLYKEGESNLQYVTSATFLLLTYAKYLNSNGGSVSCGTSKITAPQLTSLAKKQVDYILGQNPAKMSYMVGFGERYPLHVHHRGSSIPSVHAHPGHVSCNDGFQYLYSGSPNPNVLVGAVLGGPDGNDGFSDDRNNYQQTEPATYINAPMVGALAFFAGTQNVA